From a region of the Neodiprion fabricii isolate iyNeoFabr1 chromosome 7, iyNeoFabr1.1, whole genome shotgun sequence genome:
- the LOC124186025 gene encoding mucin-1-like isoform X1: MELKFHIIIFVVLVVAFGIDAKWGGSRGSSSRGSSSRGSSSRGSSSRGSSWFGGSSSRRKETSHPISSSKTNWWSSSKPSTNHNTGSSHTFLTSERGVGSSSVHRPSSSGSDPFRGASAPSLSHGSNTNNSPLRPFGTVPPPRHTGSSTNNSPLRPFGTVPPPRHTGSSTNNSPLRPFGTVPPPPIHRNDFNNRPLTPPPPGFVIPPKHTSVTQKTPIITRPTSRPVVRQPIQNHRNSTPNYGAPAPGFRRNVTSFGGSSYPRQPAYYDPTQTYLQPQTVYPHGNIQPIHNHIYPQQGSVLPPNPAPTYVILPGQQSYSSGRQTGDIFKEALIHAGVNAAVHRLTAPSYYDHYHQNSWSSYGVPPSSQGSYVTSTHIVNNYYDQGSGGAPMNNGGGGSSFPPNYPAQNYPSFSSGSSQPAPPPSVGYPTGNTGSNGNSGSQGTFVSPGNPNSGLPSNGISSPSQNNGQGQSNPTYNWPMAVSDEELWNITEKLFSMDENNAQKYITLNLQNKTTANSTNITDASPQPLFNIQHEAYQIQTVRAIRSLYQAASQVENKTRENSRKEEALLIDLLLNTNVMSATMGFLEKKNLIGRDYYEQKESLKHIWFTPYDGSSSGFKRVFQGEIIGGKILYGIQDWIAFDFAEKSGRANYLSYTEKLELGKAPQTASILKINYEISGIKKNGTSLFVGTSPELELALYTICHYARPNNYCNIALGGTRFMLYTHTFRYFGADLIDLGLPIV, translated from the exons ATGGAACTGAAATTCcacataataatttttgtcgtGCTCGTTGTAGCTTTCG GCATTGACGCAAAATGGGGTGGATCTCGTGGAAGTTCGTCTCGCGGAAGTTCGTCTCGCGGAAGTTCGTCTCGTGGAAGTTCATCCCGTGGATCTTCGTGGTTTGGTGGAAGTTCGTCTCGTAGGAAGGAAACGTCTCACCCAATTTCAAGCTCTAAAACAAACTGGTGGTCTAGTTCGAAGCCATCGACAAACCACAACACAG GATCATCACACACGTTCCTGACCTCAGAACGTGGAGTTGGTTCATCGTCAG TTCACCGCCCATCAAGCTCGGGATCGGATCCATTTCGAGGTGCCAGTGCTCCGTCATTAAGTCACG GCAGCAACACCAACAACTCACCGTTGAGGCCATTTGGCACTGTCCCACCTCCGAGACATActg GCAGCAGCACCAACAACTCACCGTTGAGGCCATTTGGCACTGTCCCACCTCCGAGACATActg GCAGCAGCACCAACAACTCACCGTTGAGACCATTTGGCACTGTCCCACCTCCACCAATCCACCGTAATGATTTTA ACAATAGACCTCTGACACCTCCACCCCCTGGATTTGTTATACCTCCTAAGCACACATCGGTGACACAGAAAACCCCAATAATCACGAGACCCACATCTCGCCCAG TTGTCCGTCAACCTATTCAAAACCATCGCAATTCAACACCAAACTACGGTGCTCCGGCACCTGGTTTCAGAAGAAACGTAACTTCTTTCGGAGGAAGCAGCTATCCCAGGCAGCCAGCGTACTATGATCCAACCCAAACATACTTGCAGCCGCAGACAGTGTATCCGCATGGTAACATACAACCGATCCACAATCACATATATCCTCAGCAGGGATCCGTTCTGCCTCCAAACCCTGCGCCAACCTATGTGATATTACCGGGACAACAGTCTTATAGTTCGGGCAGACAGACGGGAGACATTTTCAAAGAGGCACTGATACATGCCGGCGTCAATGCTGCCGTTCACAGACTAACAGCTCCCAGCTACTACGATCACTACCATCAGAATTCCTGGAGCAGCTACGGTGTTCCTCCTTCTTCTCAAGGCAGCTATGTGACATCCACGCACATAGTCAACAATTACTATGACCAGGGATCTGGGGGTGCCCCGATGAATAATGGAGGCGGTGGTTCCAGTTTCCCACCAAATTACCCTGCGCAGAATTACCCCAGCTTCTCTTCGGGTAGTTCGCAACCTGCGCCTCCACCTAGCGTTGGATACCCAACTGGAAATACTGGAAGTAACGGCAATTCCGGATCTCAGGGTACGTTTGTTTCACCTGGAAATCCAAACTCCGGGCTGCCGTCAAATGGTATTTCATCTCCGTCCCAAAATAATGGACAGGGACAATCAAATCCCACCTACAACTGGCCTATGGCAGTTTCTGATGAAGAGTTGTGGAATATTACTGAGAAACTATTCAGcatggatgaaaataatgccCAAAAGTATATCACCCTGAATTTGCAGAACAAGACAACTGCTAACAGCACCAACATCACAGACGCTTCTCCCCAGCC CTTGTTCAACATTCAGCACGAGGCGTACCAGATTCAGACTGTTCGAGCGATTCGCTCTTTGTATCAAGCAGCATCTCAAGTAGAGAACAAGACGCGTGAAAACAGTAGAAAAGAAGAGGCGCTCTTAATTGATTTGTTACTGAACACAAACGTTATGTCTGCGACAATGGGATTTTTGGAGAAGAAGAATCTGATAGGAAGAGATTATTACGAACAAAAAGAATCTCTGAAGCACATATGGTTCACCCCCTACGATGGATCCTCGTCAGGATTCAAACGAGTATTTCAAGGGGAAATCATCGGTGGTAAGATTTTGTACGGCATACAAGACTGGATAGCGTTTGACTTTGCAGAAAAATCCGGCCGTGCCAATTACCTGAGTTACACCGAAAAATTAGAACTAGGAAAG GCTCCTCAAACAGCGTCGATTCTCAAAATCAACTATGAAATCagtggaattaaaaaaaatgggacTTCCCTGTTTGTCGGAACTTCCCCGGAATTGGAGCTGGCCCTATACACTATCTGCCACTATGCAAGACCCAACAATTATTGCAATATCGCACTCGGGGGAACGCGTTTCATGCTGTACACTCACACGTTCCGGTACTTCGGAGCTGACTTGATCGACCTTGGCCTTCCTATAGTGTAA
- the LOC124186025 gene encoding mucin-1-like isoform X7, with product MELKFHIIIFVVLVVAFGIDAKWGGSRGSSSRGSSSRGSSSRGSSSRGSSWFGGSSSRRKETSHPISSSKTNWWSSSKPSTNHNTGSSHTFLTSERGVGSSSGSNTNNSPLRPFGTVPPPRHTGSSTNNSPLRPFGTVPPPPIHRNDFNNRPLTPPPPGFVIPPKHTSVTQKTPIITRPTSRPVVRQPIQNHRNSTPNYGAPAPGFRRNVTSFGGSSYPRQPAYYDPTQTYLQPQTVYPHGNIQPIHNHIYPQQGSVLPPNPAPTYVILPGQQSYSSGRQTGDIFKEALIHAGVNAAVHRLTAPSYYDHYHQNSWSSYGVPPSSQGSYVTSTHIVNNYYDQGSGGAPMNNGGGGSSFPPNYPAQNYPSFSSGSSQPAPPPSVGYPTGNTGSNGNSGSQGTFVSPGNPNSGLPSNGISSPSQNNGQGQSNPTYNWPMAVSDEELWNITEKLFSMDENNAQKYITLNLQNKTTANSTNITDASPQPLFNIQHEAYQIQTVRAIRSLYQAASQVENKTRENSRKEEALLIDLLLNTNVMSATMGFLEKKNLIGRDYYEQKESLKHIWFTPYDGSSSGFKRVFQGEIIGGKILYGIQDWIAFDFAEKSGRANYLSYTEKLELGKAPQTASILKINYEISGIKKNGTSLFVGTSPELELALYTICHYARPNNYCNIALGGTRFMLYTHTFRYFGADLIDLGLPIV from the exons ATGGAACTGAAATTCcacataataatttttgtcgtGCTCGTTGTAGCTTTCG GCATTGACGCAAAATGGGGTGGATCTCGTGGAAGTTCGTCTCGCGGAAGTTCGTCTCGCGGAAGTTCGTCTCGTGGAAGTTCATCCCGTGGATCTTCGTGGTTTGGTGGAAGTTCGTCTCGTAGGAAGGAAACGTCTCACCCAATTTCAAGCTCTAAAACAAACTGGTGGTCTAGTTCGAAGCCATCGACAAACCACAACACAG GATCATCACACACGTTCCTGACCTCAGAACGTGGAGTTGGTTCATCGTCAG GCAGCAACACCAACAACTCACCGTTGAGGCCATTTGGCACTGTCCCACCTCCGAGACATActg GCAGCAGCACCAACAACTCACCGTTGAGACCATTTGGCACTGTCCCACCTCCACCAATCCACCGTAATGATTTTA ACAATAGACCTCTGACACCTCCACCCCCTGGATTTGTTATACCTCCTAAGCACACATCGGTGACACAGAAAACCCCAATAATCACGAGACCCACATCTCGCCCAG TTGTCCGTCAACCTATTCAAAACCATCGCAATTCAACACCAAACTACGGTGCTCCGGCACCTGGTTTCAGAAGAAACGTAACTTCTTTCGGAGGAAGCAGCTATCCCAGGCAGCCAGCGTACTATGATCCAACCCAAACATACTTGCAGCCGCAGACAGTGTATCCGCATGGTAACATACAACCGATCCACAATCACATATATCCTCAGCAGGGATCCGTTCTGCCTCCAAACCCTGCGCCAACCTATGTGATATTACCGGGACAACAGTCTTATAGTTCGGGCAGACAGACGGGAGACATTTTCAAAGAGGCACTGATACATGCCGGCGTCAATGCTGCCGTTCACAGACTAACAGCTCCCAGCTACTACGATCACTACCATCAGAATTCCTGGAGCAGCTACGGTGTTCCTCCTTCTTCTCAAGGCAGCTATGTGACATCCACGCACATAGTCAACAATTACTATGACCAGGGATCTGGGGGTGCCCCGATGAATAATGGAGGCGGTGGTTCCAGTTTCCCACCAAATTACCCTGCGCAGAATTACCCCAGCTTCTCTTCGGGTAGTTCGCAACCTGCGCCTCCACCTAGCGTTGGATACCCAACTGGAAATACTGGAAGTAACGGCAATTCCGGATCTCAGGGTACGTTTGTTTCACCTGGAAATCCAAACTCCGGGCTGCCGTCAAATGGTATTTCATCTCCGTCCCAAAATAATGGACAGGGACAATCAAATCCCACCTACAACTGGCCTATGGCAGTTTCTGATGAAGAGTTGTGGAATATTACTGAGAAACTATTCAGcatggatgaaaataatgccCAAAAGTATATCACCCTGAATTTGCAGAACAAGACAACTGCTAACAGCACCAACATCACAGACGCTTCTCCCCAGCC CTTGTTCAACATTCAGCACGAGGCGTACCAGATTCAGACTGTTCGAGCGATTCGCTCTTTGTATCAAGCAGCATCTCAAGTAGAGAACAAGACGCGTGAAAACAGTAGAAAAGAAGAGGCGCTCTTAATTGATTTGTTACTGAACACAAACGTTATGTCTGCGACAATGGGATTTTTGGAGAAGAAGAATCTGATAGGAAGAGATTATTACGAACAAAAAGAATCTCTGAAGCACATATGGTTCACCCCCTACGATGGATCCTCGTCAGGATTCAAACGAGTATTTCAAGGGGAAATCATCGGTGGTAAGATTTTGTACGGCATACAAGACTGGATAGCGTTTGACTTTGCAGAAAAATCCGGCCGTGCCAATTACCTGAGTTACACCGAAAAATTAGAACTAGGAAAG GCTCCTCAAACAGCGTCGATTCTCAAAATCAACTATGAAATCagtggaattaaaaaaaatgggacTTCCCTGTTTGTCGGAACTTCCCCGGAATTGGAGCTGGCCCTATACACTATCTGCCACTATGCAAGACCCAACAATTATTGCAATATCGCACTCGGGGGAACGCGTTTCATGCTGTACACTCACACGTTCCGGTACTTCGGAGCTGACTTGATCGACCTTGGCCTTCCTATAGTGTAA
- the LOC124186025 gene encoding endoribonuclease CG2145-like isoform X13, which translates to MLRTKTCARCSESALSPETPGSNTNNSPLRPFGTVPPPRHTGSSTNNSPLRPFGTVPPPRHTGSSTNNSPLRPFGTVPPPPIHRNDFNNRPLTPPPPGFVIPPKHTSVTQKTPIITRPTSRPVVRQPIQNHRNSTPNYGAPAPGFRRNVTSFGGSSYPRQPAYYDPTQTYLQPQTVYPHGNIQPIHNHIYPQQGSVLPPNPAPTYVILPGQQSYSSGRQTGDIFKEALIHAGVNAAVHRLTAPSYYDHYHQNSWSSYGVPPSSQGSYVTSTHIVNNYYDQGSGGAPMNNGGGGSSFPPNYPAQNYPSFSSGSSQPAPPPSVGYPTGNTGSNGNSGSQGTFVSPGNPNSGLPSNGISSPSQNNGQGQSNPTYNWPMAVSDEELWNITEKLFSMDENNAQKYITLNLQNKTTANSTNITDASPQPLFNIQHEAYQIQTVRAIRSLYQAASQVENKTRENSRKEEALLIDLLLNTNVMSATMGFLEKKNLIGRDYYEQKESLKHIWFTPYDGSSSGFKRVFQGEIIGGKILYGIQDWIAFDFAEKSGRANYLSYTEKLELGKAPQTASILKINYEISGIKKNGTSLFVGTSPELELALYTICHYARPNNYCNIALGGTRFMLYTHTFRYFGADLIDLGLPIV; encoded by the exons ATGCTGCGAACGAAAACTTGTGCGCGTTGCTCGGAGTCGGCACTTTCACCAGAGACTC CAGGCAGCAACACCAACAACTCACCGTTGAGGCCATTTGGCACTGTCCCACCTCCGAGACATActg GCAGCAGCACCAACAACTCACCGTTGAGGCCATTTGGCACTGTCCCACCTCCGAGACATActg GCAGCAGCACCAACAACTCACCGTTGAGACCATTTGGCACTGTCCCACCTCCACCAATCCACCGTAATGATTTTA ACAATAGACCTCTGACACCTCCACCCCCTGGATTTGTTATACCTCCTAAGCACACATCGGTGACACAGAAAACCCCAATAATCACGAGACCCACATCTCGCCCAG TTGTCCGTCAACCTATTCAAAACCATCGCAATTCAACACCAAACTACGGTGCTCCGGCACCTGGTTTCAGAAGAAACGTAACTTCTTTCGGAGGAAGCAGCTATCCCAGGCAGCCAGCGTACTATGATCCAACCCAAACATACTTGCAGCCGCAGACAGTGTATCCGCATGGTAACATACAACCGATCCACAATCACATATATCCTCAGCAGGGATCCGTTCTGCCTCCAAACCCTGCGCCAACCTATGTGATATTACCGGGACAACAGTCTTATAGTTCGGGCAGACAGACGGGAGACATTTTCAAAGAGGCACTGATACATGCCGGCGTCAATGCTGCCGTTCACAGACTAACAGCTCCCAGCTACTACGATCACTACCATCAGAATTCCTGGAGCAGCTACGGTGTTCCTCCTTCTTCTCAAGGCAGCTATGTGACATCCACGCACATAGTCAACAATTACTATGACCAGGGATCTGGGGGTGCCCCGATGAATAATGGAGGCGGTGGTTCCAGTTTCCCACCAAATTACCCTGCGCAGAATTACCCCAGCTTCTCTTCGGGTAGTTCGCAACCTGCGCCTCCACCTAGCGTTGGATACCCAACTGGAAATACTGGAAGTAACGGCAATTCCGGATCTCAGGGTACGTTTGTTTCACCTGGAAATCCAAACTCCGGGCTGCCGTCAAATGGTATTTCATCTCCGTCCCAAAATAATGGACAGGGACAATCAAATCCCACCTACAACTGGCCTATGGCAGTTTCTGATGAAGAGTTGTGGAATATTACTGAGAAACTATTCAGcatggatgaaaataatgccCAAAAGTATATCACCCTGAATTTGCAGAACAAGACAACTGCTAACAGCACCAACATCACAGACGCTTCTCCCCAGCC CTTGTTCAACATTCAGCACGAGGCGTACCAGATTCAGACTGTTCGAGCGATTCGCTCTTTGTATCAAGCAGCATCTCAAGTAGAGAACAAGACGCGTGAAAACAGTAGAAAAGAAGAGGCGCTCTTAATTGATTTGTTACTGAACACAAACGTTATGTCTGCGACAATGGGATTTTTGGAGAAGAAGAATCTGATAGGAAGAGATTATTACGAACAAAAAGAATCTCTGAAGCACATATGGTTCACCCCCTACGATGGATCCTCGTCAGGATTCAAACGAGTATTTCAAGGGGAAATCATCGGTGGTAAGATTTTGTACGGCATACAAGACTGGATAGCGTTTGACTTTGCAGAAAAATCCGGCCGTGCCAATTACCTGAGTTACACCGAAAAATTAGAACTAGGAAAG GCTCCTCAAACAGCGTCGATTCTCAAAATCAACTATGAAATCagtggaattaaaaaaaatgggacTTCCCTGTTTGTCGGAACTTCCCCGGAATTGGAGCTGGCCCTATACACTATCTGCCACTATGCAAGACCCAACAATTATTGCAATATCGCACTCGGGGGAACGCGTTTCATGCTGTACACTCACACGTTCCGGTACTTCGGAGCTGACTTGATCGACCTTGGCCTTCCTATAGTGTAA
- the LOC124186025 gene encoding endoribonuclease CG2145-like isoform X14: MLRTKTCARCSESALSPETPGSNTNNSPLRPFGTVPPPRHTGSSTNNSPLRPFGTVPPPPIHRNDFNNRPLTPPPPGFVIPPKHTSVTQKTPIITRPTSRPVVRQPIQNHRNSTPNYGAPAPGFRRNVTSFGGSSYPRQPAYYDPTQTYLQPQTVYPHGNIQPIHNHIYPQQGSVLPPNPAPTYVILPGQQSYSSGRQTGDIFKEALIHAGVNAAVHRLTAPSYYDHYHQNSWSSYGVPPSSQGSYVTSTHIVNNYYDQGSGGAPMNNGGGGSSFPPNYPAQNYPSFSSGSSQPAPPPSVGYPTGNTGSNGNSGSQGTFVSPGNPNSGLPSNGISSPSQNNGQGQSNPTYNWPMAVSDEELWNITEKLFSMDENNAQKYITLNLQNKTTANSTNITDASPQPLFNIQHEAYQIQTVRAIRSLYQAASQVENKTRENSRKEEALLIDLLLNTNVMSATMGFLEKKNLIGRDYYEQKESLKHIWFTPYDGSSSGFKRVFQGEIIGGKILYGIQDWIAFDFAEKSGRANYLSYTEKLELGKAPQTASILKINYEISGIKKNGTSLFVGTSPELELALYTICHYARPNNYCNIALGGTRFMLYTHTFRYFGADLIDLGLPIV; this comes from the exons ATGCTGCGAACGAAAACTTGTGCGCGTTGCTCGGAGTCGGCACTTTCACCAGAGACTC CAGGCAGCAACACCAACAACTCACCGTTGAGGCCATTTGGCACTGTCCCACCTCCGAGACATActg GCAGCAGCACCAACAACTCACCGTTGAGACCATTTGGCACTGTCCCACCTCCACCAATCCACCGTAATGATTTTA ACAATAGACCTCTGACACCTCCACCCCCTGGATTTGTTATACCTCCTAAGCACACATCGGTGACACAGAAAACCCCAATAATCACGAGACCCACATCTCGCCCAG TTGTCCGTCAACCTATTCAAAACCATCGCAATTCAACACCAAACTACGGTGCTCCGGCACCTGGTTTCAGAAGAAACGTAACTTCTTTCGGAGGAAGCAGCTATCCCAGGCAGCCAGCGTACTATGATCCAACCCAAACATACTTGCAGCCGCAGACAGTGTATCCGCATGGTAACATACAACCGATCCACAATCACATATATCCTCAGCAGGGATCCGTTCTGCCTCCAAACCCTGCGCCAACCTATGTGATATTACCGGGACAACAGTCTTATAGTTCGGGCAGACAGACGGGAGACATTTTCAAAGAGGCACTGATACATGCCGGCGTCAATGCTGCCGTTCACAGACTAACAGCTCCCAGCTACTACGATCACTACCATCAGAATTCCTGGAGCAGCTACGGTGTTCCTCCTTCTTCTCAAGGCAGCTATGTGACATCCACGCACATAGTCAACAATTACTATGACCAGGGATCTGGGGGTGCCCCGATGAATAATGGAGGCGGTGGTTCCAGTTTCCCACCAAATTACCCTGCGCAGAATTACCCCAGCTTCTCTTCGGGTAGTTCGCAACCTGCGCCTCCACCTAGCGTTGGATACCCAACTGGAAATACTGGAAGTAACGGCAATTCCGGATCTCAGGGTACGTTTGTTTCACCTGGAAATCCAAACTCCGGGCTGCCGTCAAATGGTATTTCATCTCCGTCCCAAAATAATGGACAGGGACAATCAAATCCCACCTACAACTGGCCTATGGCAGTTTCTGATGAAGAGTTGTGGAATATTACTGAGAAACTATTCAGcatggatgaaaataatgccCAAAAGTATATCACCCTGAATTTGCAGAACAAGACAACTGCTAACAGCACCAACATCACAGACGCTTCTCCCCAGCC CTTGTTCAACATTCAGCACGAGGCGTACCAGATTCAGACTGTTCGAGCGATTCGCTCTTTGTATCAAGCAGCATCTCAAGTAGAGAACAAGACGCGTGAAAACAGTAGAAAAGAAGAGGCGCTCTTAATTGATTTGTTACTGAACACAAACGTTATGTCTGCGACAATGGGATTTTTGGAGAAGAAGAATCTGATAGGAAGAGATTATTACGAACAAAAAGAATCTCTGAAGCACATATGGTTCACCCCCTACGATGGATCCTCGTCAGGATTCAAACGAGTATTTCAAGGGGAAATCATCGGTGGTAAGATTTTGTACGGCATACAAGACTGGATAGCGTTTGACTTTGCAGAAAAATCCGGCCGTGCCAATTACCTGAGTTACACCGAAAAATTAGAACTAGGAAAG GCTCCTCAAACAGCGTCGATTCTCAAAATCAACTATGAAATCagtggaattaaaaaaaatgggacTTCCCTGTTTGTCGGAACTTCCCCGGAATTGGAGCTGGCCCTATACACTATCTGCCACTATGCAAGACCCAACAATTATTGCAATATCGCACTCGGGGGAACGCGTTTCATGCTGTACACTCACACGTTCCGGTACTTCGGAGCTGACTTGATCGACCTTGGCCTTCCTATAGTGTAA